The Natronoglycomyces albus genome has a segment encoding these proteins:
- a CDS encoding NAD(P)H-hydrate dehydratase, translated as MHGVWRTAAVRRAEAELMRGLPPLALMHRAAAGLAATCTQLLRAMPGKHAGAYGAHITVLAGPGDNGGDALLAAERLIRQGAQATAIAVMGERVHRQALRAFRDAGGRLATTAPTHTDLLIDGIIGIGGRPGLPERAVQLLETIHPRLTVAVDVPSGVDVDTGAVPGPAVNADVTVTFGCRKPAHVLGDAALRTGYLDLIDIGLGPYLECEGYLQVPTLDDMIEQWPFPDELDDKYTRGVVGIAAGSAEYPGAAILATAGALSGPAGYVRYAGAAKAQVHNHHPEVVGTDSVATAGRTQSWLIGPGSGTGEATAHELKQVLARPVPAVLDADAITLLAQSPHLLANREAPLVLTPHDREFERLYGTAPGDRRAEAAMALAKRLHCTVLLKGHHTIVADSDGTVYVNPTGHPALATAGTGDVLAGLVASLLAAGIPAARAAMMGAFMHGMAARAVASEIVSPVASQIAAELPGTIGALND; from the coding sequence ATGCACGGTGTGTGGCGAACCGCGGCAGTGCGCCGCGCCGAGGCCGAACTCATGCGCGGACTTCCGCCCCTAGCGCTCATGCACCGCGCCGCAGCGGGACTAGCGGCCACCTGCACCCAACTGCTACGCGCAATGCCAGGCAAACACGCCGGAGCCTACGGCGCCCACATCACCGTCCTCGCCGGACCCGGCGACAATGGCGGCGACGCCCTGCTGGCCGCCGAGCGGCTCATCCGCCAAGGCGCACAAGCCACCGCGATCGCCGTCATGGGCGAAAGGGTCCACCGCCAAGCCCTGCGCGCGTTTCGCGACGCGGGCGGCCGCCTCGCCACCACCGCCCCAACCCACACCGACCTACTCATCGACGGCATCATCGGCATCGGCGGCAGACCCGGCCTACCCGAACGCGCCGTACAACTGCTCGAAACCATTCACCCCCGGCTCACAGTCGCCGTCGACGTGCCCTCCGGGGTTGACGTCGACACCGGAGCCGTACCAGGACCCGCCGTCAACGCCGACGTCACCGTCACCTTCGGCTGCCGCAAACCCGCCCACGTCCTAGGCGACGCCGCTCTCCGCACCGGATACCTCGACCTCATCGACATCGGGCTCGGCCCCTACCTCGAATGCGAGGGCTACCTACAGGTGCCCACCCTCGACGACATGATCGAGCAATGGCCCTTCCCCGACGAACTCGACGACAAGTACACGCGCGGAGTCGTCGGCATTGCCGCCGGATCGGCCGAATACCCTGGGGCCGCCATCCTGGCCACAGCCGGAGCCCTCAGCGGCCCCGCCGGATACGTTCGCTACGCCGGAGCCGCCAAAGCCCAAGTGCACAACCATCACCCCGAAGTCGTTGGCACCGACTCCGTCGCCACCGCCGGACGGACCCAATCGTGGCTCATCGGCCCCGGATCAGGCACCGGTGAGGCCACAGCCCACGAACTCAAACAAGTGCTCGCCCGGCCCGTGCCCGCAGTCCTCGACGCCGACGCGATCACCCTCCTGGCCCAATCCCCCCACCTCCTGGCCAACCGAGAAGCCCCCCTCGTGCTCACCCCGCATGACCGAGAGTTCGAACGACTCTATGGAACCGCGCCCGGCGACCGCCGAGCCGAAGCGGCCATGGCGCTGGCTAAGCGGTTGCATTGCACGGTTTTGTTGAAGGGGCACCACACGATCGTGGCCGACAGCGATGGGACGGTGTATGTCAATCCGACCGGGCACCCGGCCTTGGCCACGGCCGGAACCGGGGATGTGCTGGCGGGCTTGGTGGCGTCGCTCTTGGCGGCTGGAATTCCGGCCGCTCGCGCGGCGATGAT